From Ignavibacteriales bacterium, the proteins below share one genomic window:
- the pta gene encoding phosphate acetyltransferase, with protein sequence MSVTKEEALKYHSEGRKGKIEVVPTKPCYTARELSLAYTPGVAEPCREIEKNDDDVYKYTAKGNLVAVVSNGTAVLGLGDIGPHAGKPVMEGKGVLFKRFADIDVFDIELKTHDPKEVIRAVQLMEPTFGGINLEDIKAPECFEIEEELIKTMNIPVFHDDQHGTAIISCAALINAVEIAGKKLDKIHLVVNGAGAAAISCCKLYVAAGVKRENISMFDTKGHVNKKRTDLNKYKELFAQDNQYADLADGMKEADVFVGLSKGNIVSKEMVKSMAKNPIVFAMANPDPEIKYEDAIDARKDIIMATGRSDYPNQVNNVLGFPFIFRGTLDVRASKINEQMKMAATKALAQLAREKVPEVVLNAYGGKEFSFGPEYIIPKPFDPRVLWNVAPAVAKAAMDTGVAKNPITDWDAYKVQLQERLGYSTEIVRVMVHKAQQNPKKVVFPEGEEEKIIRAANAAYDDNIAKPILLGNEQIIKTRIEDLGYELNKFEIIDPETTKKNEQYSEVFYKKRQRKGITPRDVKALMHDPNYFAAMMVEMGDADAMVGGLTQHYPQTIRPALQCIGVKEGLKIVSGMYIVIIKRKVYFFADCTVNVDPTPEQLAEIAINAADAVKEFDIIPKIAMLSFSNFGSAPYPQTIKVSNSVKIVKQKRPDLIIDGEMQADTAVVAEKMEKEYPFSSLKGGANVLIFPTLEAGNIAYKLLQRLTDATVIGPILMGMKKPVHVIQRGDTVNDIINMTAIAVVGAKSHK encoded by the coding sequence ATGAGCGTAACAAAAGAAGAGGCGCTGAAGTATCATAGTGAGGGAAGAAAAGGTAAGATTGAAGTCGTTCCGACCAAACCATGTTATACTGCTAGAGAATTATCACTTGCCTACACTCCGGGTGTAGCAGAACCGTGTAGAGAGATTGAAAAAAATGACGACGATGTTTACAAGTATACTGCAAAAGGAAATTTGGTTGCTGTTGTTTCAAACGGAACTGCAGTATTAGGATTAGGTGATATTGGTCCGCATGCAGGTAAACCTGTTATGGAAGGTAAAGGTGTTTTGTTTAAACGATTCGCTGATATAGATGTATTCGACATTGAATTGAAAACACATGATCCAAAAGAAGTAATCCGTGCAGTTCAATTAATGGAACCTACTTTTGGCGGGATTAATCTTGAAGACATCAAAGCGCCGGAATGTTTTGAGATTGAAGAAGAACTAATTAAGACTATGAACATACCTGTATTCCATGATGACCAGCACGGAACAGCAATAATTTCTTGCGCCGCTTTGATTAATGCTGTGGAAATCGCCGGGAAAAAATTAGACAAAATTCATCTTGTTGTTAACGGTGCCGGTGCTGCTGCCATTTCTTGTTGTAAATTATATGTTGCCGCGGGTGTTAAGAGAGAAAACATTTCAATGTTTGATACAAAAGGGCACGTCAACAAAAAAAGAACTGATCTAAATAAATACAAAGAATTATTTGCCCAGGATAACCAGTATGCAGATTTAGCCGATGGAATGAAAGAAGCAGATGTGTTCGTTGGATTGTCAAAAGGAAATATTGTTTCGAAAGAAATGGTTAAGAGCATGGCAAAGAATCCGATTGTATTTGCTATGGCTAATCCAGATCCAGAAATCAAGTACGAAGATGCAATTGATGCACGCAAAGACATTATTATGGCAACCGGAAGAAGTGATTATCCCAACCAAGTTAATAATGTTCTTGGATTCCCATTTATATTCCGCGGCACACTTGATGTTCGCGCAAGTAAAATTAATGAACAAATGAAAATGGCTGCTACAAAAGCTCTTGCTCAACTTGCAAGAGAGAAAGTTCCGGAAGTAGTTCTTAATGCTTATGGCGGAAAAGAATTTTCATTTGGTCCGGAATATATAATTCCAAAACCGTTTGATCCGCGCGTACTATGGAATGTTGCACCTGCTGTTGCAAAAGCTGCTATGGATACCGGTGTAGCCAAAAATCCAATTACTGATTGGGATGCATACAAAGTACAATTGCAGGAGCGTTTAGGATATTCAACTGAAATAGTTAGAGTAATGGTTCACAAGGCTCAACAAAATCCCAAGAAAGTAGTTTTTCCTGAAGGCGAAGAAGAGAAGATCATACGCGCTGCTAATGCTGCTTATGATGACAACATTGCAAAACCAATTCTGCTTGGTAATGAACAGATTATTAAAACACGAATTGAAGATTTAGGATATGAACTAAATAAATTTGAAATAATAGATCCTGAGACAACGAAAAAAAATGAACAATATTCAGAAGTGTTTTATAAAAAACGTCAACGTAAAGGTATAACTCCGCGAGATGTAAAAGCTTTAATGCACGATCCGAATTACTTTGCAGCAATGATGGTGGAAATGGGTGATGCAGACGCGATGGTTGGCGGACTAACACAACACTATCCTCAGACAATCAGACCAGCACTTCAATGTATAGGTGTGAAAGAAGGATTAAAAATTGTATCCGGAATGTATATTGTAATCATTAAACGTAAAGTATATTTCTTTGCCGATTGTACGGTAAATGTTGATCCTACCCCAGAACAGCTGGCAGAAATTGCTATTAATGCTGCAGATGCTGTCAAAGAGTTTGATATAATTCCTAAAATTGCAATGCTTTCATTCAGTAATTTTGGAAGCGCTCCTTATCCGCAAACAATTAAAGTTTCAAATTCCGTGAAAATTGTGAAGCAGAAAAGACCTGATCTTATTATTGATGGTGAGATGCAGGCAGATACTGCGGTTGTTGCTGAAAAAATGGAAAAAGAATATCCATTTTCATCACTTAAAGGTGGTGCAAACGTTCTGATCTTCCCAACTCTTGAAGCTGGAAATATTGCTTATAAACTATTGCAGCGTTTGACCGATGCTACAGTGATTGGTCCGATCCTGATGGGAATGAAAAAACCTGTTCATGTTATTCAGCGAGGCGATACTGTTAATGATATTATTAATATGACTGCTATTGCTGTTGTCGGTGCAAAGAGCCACAAATAA
- a CDS encoding L,D-transpeptidase, with product MLKNILYISGSVVIFFAGLIFYGIILNLREVTLKEALIEKGLAKLENVHLVIDRTDYRISLYSNKILVKTYKAVFGKSSGTIKSSAEDNITPIGDYKICAIDTLNKYHKFLHLDYPNERDAAEALKQGYIFDDEFNTIILAAKKNECPPKETKLSSEIGIHGIGTYNIIFKNLPFPFNWTNGSIAVSNESIDELYSVIKVGTQVKIIN from the coding sequence GTGTTAAAAAATATTTTATATATCTCCGGAAGCGTTGTGATATTTTTTGCCGGATTAATTTTTTATGGGATAATTCTCAATCTCCGAGAAGTTACCTTAAAAGAAGCATTGATTGAGAAAGGATTGGCAAAACTTGAAAACGTACATCTCGTAATAGATAGAACTGATTATCGAATTTCACTTTACTCAAATAAAATTTTAGTTAAAACATACAAAGCTGTATTTGGTAAAAGTTCAGGAACAATAAAATCTTCTGCAGAGGATAATATTACACCTATCGGCGATTATAAAATTTGCGCAATTGATACATTAAATAAGTACCATAAATTTTTACATTTAGATTATCCGAATGAACGAGATGCAGCCGAAGCTCTAAAACAAGGATATATTTTCGATGATGAGTTTAACACAATAATACTAGCTGCCAAGAAAAATGAATGTCCGCCTAAAGAAACAAAACTTAGTTCAGAAATAGGAATACATGGTATTGGAACATATAATATTATATTTAAAAATCTTCCGTTCCCATTTAATTGGACTAACGGATCAATAGCGGTTAGCAACGAAAGTATAGATGAGTTATACTCAGTGATAAAAGTTGGAACTCAGGTAAAAATAATTAATTGA
- a CDS encoding BamA/TamA family outer membrane protein, translated as MKFKLSYIFIFLFAAGLFAQPNKKFELTQINFENNSNFSSSVLREIIFSKESPNWLSQLLNKISSLGGKAVYFDSLLIQSDINALKNFYHANGFFKVKINSNYQLDSSNNEARLSYTIFESQPVYFNSLTLKGLEWIAPEFQELLTDYCKVDTNKIYEDAIVDEKKNYTSSFLRDHGFMLISADRPTVVIDTMKNKVDVELKFMPGNRYKISDLYTQRTGKGVDLVDDALLKDIVGIKIGSWYSNYDIQRGQVRLFRTNLFTSAAVMGVISDTVGNNVPLNISADIGLMHELSPEIIMNNEDNTFNLGLALNFIKKNFLGDARKFTIGTSAAAQNISEFLRNPSFADSAFYGYFDARVSIEQPFLFGDPITTKLETYFTTQKRKNEYNSIIIGGRLSFDFELPQFIYFNSFNVYLNVERSEYDYKPAYIKNLLSQSFQIKYGAPKNFADSVASNYVDKDLGGRYISQSTNAAIGINLGANKTNDTFFPSNGYALSFLLEDGNSIPYLISRLFKSGFTRPLFFKGVITSSVYLPVYNSKVDALGIKFKIGQIFTYRGEQSAIPLNQRLYAGGSNSVRGWGTRQLVPKKVEFDLAANPTQDDLEAFLGKGAATGGFFLMEGSVETRNRLIGRLGTALFIDYGNTWNGYQEFRYDEIAVAAGFGLRYYSDFVPLRIDFGFKIYDPNDRRPMVSKEFWKEILQFHIGIGEAF; from the coding sequence TTGAAATTTAAGCTTTCATACATTTTCATATTTCTATTTGCAGCAGGATTATTTGCACAACCAAATAAAAAATTTGAACTTACTCAGATTAACTTTGAAAATAATAGTAATTTTTCCTCATCTGTCCTTAGGGAAATAATATTTTCTAAAGAATCACCCAATTGGTTGTCGCAACTCTTAAATAAGATTTCATCATTAGGAGGCAAAGCTGTTTATTTTGATTCTCTGCTAATTCAATCAGATATAAATGCACTCAAAAATTTTTATCATGCCAACGGATTTTTCAAAGTAAAAATTAATTCTAATTATCAACTGGATTCATCAAATAACGAAGCACGATTATCTTACACGATCTTTGAATCTCAACCGGTTTATTTTAATTCATTGACTTTGAAAGGTTTGGAATGGATTGCACCCGAATTTCAAGAATTACTTACCGATTATTGTAAAGTAGATACGAATAAAATCTACGAAGATGCAATTGTTGATGAGAAGAAAAATTATACTTCGTCCTTCCTTCGTGATCACGGTTTTATGCTCATTAGTGCAGATAGACCTACTGTTGTTATTGATACAATGAAAAATAAAGTTGATGTAGAATTAAAGTTTATGCCTGGAAACCGATATAAGATTAGTGATTTGTACACTCAACGAACAGGCAAAGGAGTTGATTTAGTTGATGATGCTTTGTTGAAAGATATTGTTGGAATAAAAATCGGAAGCTGGTACAGCAATTATGATATTCAGCGGGGACAAGTAAGATTGTTTAGGACGAATCTTTTTACTTCAGCGGCTGTAATGGGTGTTATATCAGATACAGTTGGCAATAACGTTCCTCTTAACATTAGCGCGGATATCGGGTTAATGCATGAACTATCGCCTGAAATAATAATGAACAACGAGGATAATACCTTTAATCTTGGTTTAGCTCTGAACTTTATCAAGAAAAATTTTCTCGGCGATGCAAGAAAATTTACCATTGGTACTTCTGCTGCGGCACAAAACATTTCCGAGTTCTTACGTAATCCTTCATTTGCAGATTCCGCATTTTACGGCTACTTCGACGCACGTGTTTCAATTGAACAGCCGTTTCTATTTGGTGATCCAATAACAACAAAACTTGAGACTTATTTTACCACTCAAAAAAGAAAAAATGAATATAACTCTATAATAATAGGCGGCAGGTTAAGTTTCGATTTTGAGCTTCCGCAGTTTATCTACTTCAATTCATTTAACGTATATTTAAATGTTGAACGATCTGAATATGATTACAAACCGGCTTATATAAAAAATTTATTAAGCCAATCTTTTCAAATCAAATATGGAGCTCCTAAGAATTTTGCAGATTCGGTAGCAAGTAATTATGTAGATAAGGACCTTGGCGGCAGATATATTTCCCAGAGTACGAATGCTGCAATCGGAATTAATTTAGGAGCTAACAAAACAAATGATACTTTTTTCCCTTCAAACGGTTATGCTCTTTCTTTTTTGTTAGAAGATGGTAACTCTATTCCATATCTGATCAGCAGATTATTTAAAAGTGGTTTTACCCGTCCATTATTTTTTAAGGGTGTTATTACCTCATCGGTTTACTTACCGGTTTATAATTCCAAAGTAGATGCATTAGGAATAAAATTTAAGATCGGACAAATTTTTACTTACCGCGGTGAACAATCGGCTATTCCATTAAATCAAAGATTGTACGCCGGCGGAAGTAATTCTGTACGCGGATGGGGAACCCGCCAGCTTGTTCCTAAAAAAGTTGAGTTTGATTTAGCCGCTAATCCCACTCAAGATGATCTTGAAGCTTTTCTTGGTAAAGGCGCTGCAACCGGCGGATTCTTTTTGATGGAAGGTTCGGTTGAAACACGCAACCGGTTAATCGGACGATTAGGCACAGCACTTTTTATTGATTATGGAAATACTTGGAACGGATACCAAGAATTTCGTTATGATGAAATTGCCGTTGCTGCAGGTTTTGGTTTAAGATATTACTCGGATTTTGTTCCCTTAAGAATTGATTTCGGCTTTAAGATCTACGATCCAAATGACCGTCGTCCCATGGTTAGCAAAGAATTCTGGAAAGAGATTCTTCAGTTTCACATTGGAATAGGTGAAGCGTTTTAA